TGAGCATCATGAAGCCGAGCACCTGGTAGGGCTCCAGCTTCACGACGGCGTCCACGAGGAACTTGCCCATGCCCGACCAGCCGAACACCGTCTCGGTGATCACGGCGCCGCCGAAGTTGGCGCCGAAGTTCAGGGAGGACACGGTGATGACCGGGATCAGCGCGTTGCGGAACGCGTGCTTGAAGATCGCCCGAGCCTGCGACACACCCTTGGCCTGCGCGGTGCGCACGTAGTCGGCGTTGAGGGTGTCCAGCATGGAGGCGCGCTGGAACCGGCTGTAGAGGGCGAACTGGATCACGACGAGGCAGATGGTCGGCAGCGTGTACGCGCCGGTGTACTGGAAGATCTGCTCGCCGAAGCTGCCCTTGAAGCCGTCACCGGGCGGGCCCGCCGTGATGATCCACCGGTCCAGGCCTATGGACTCCAGCCAGTTGTTCAGCTGGATGCCGCCGGCCTTGAGGATGAGGGCCACGCAGAACAGCGGCATCGAGAACATGGCGAACGCTATTCCGGTTGCCGTGTAGTCGAATATCGAGTACTGCTTGACCGCGCCGATCACGCCGATGGCCACACCGAGGCACAGGGCGATGAGCTCGGCGCCGATGATGAGACGGAGGGTGACGGTGAAGGCCTTGAACAGCTCGTCCTTGACCGGCTTGCCCGCGTTGCCCGGCACGACGGTCTCGCCCCAGTCGCCGGTGACGAAGTCGCCCGCCCACTTGACGTAACGCTCGAGGAACGGCTTGTTGTAGCCCGTCCGCTCGTAGGCGAGGGAGATCTCGGCCTCTGTGCGCGGCTTCTGGAGCTTCCACTCGCCGAGGGGATCGCCCATGGCGGTGGTCAGGCCGAAGCAGAGGAAGGATGCGGCGATCAACAGCGGAATCGAGATCAACAACCGCCGGATTATGTATCGGAACATGACAAGTCTCTTGTCTTCCTAGGGCAGGCAACACCGTCACGGCGGCTCGTCGAGCCCGCCCACCGGACGCGGACGCCGCCCAGGGGGCCGGCGCTTGTGGCACCGGCCCCCCGGTCGGACTACTCGTTATCGGA
This DNA window, taken from Saccharothrix variisporea, encodes the following:
- a CDS encoding ABC transporter permease, translating into MFRYIIRRLLISIPLLIAASFLCFGLTTAMGDPLGEWKLQKPRTEAEISLAYERTGYNKPFLERYVKWAGDFVTGDWGETVVPGNAGKPVKDELFKAFTVTLRLIIGAELIALCLGVAIGVIGAVKQYSIFDYTATGIAFAMFSMPLFCVALILKAGGIQLNNWLESIGLDRWIITAGPPGDGFKGSFGEQIFQYTGAYTLPTICLVVIQFALYSRFQRASMLDTLNADYVRTAQAKGVSQARAIFKHAFRNALIPVITVSSLNFGANFGGAVITETVFGWSGMGKFLVDAVVKLEPYQVLGFMMLTAIFVIVFNLIADILYAFLDPRIRLD